The following proteins come from a genomic window of Nitrospira sp.:
- a CDS encoding RND efflux system, inner membrane transporter has translation MWLTLLALRNRIGILMLSLAMVVLGLTSLQRLPVDLFPHIQVPVAFVGVIYKGAPPLDIEQSVVYPIEKAVSSASNVEHVESFSKQGLGAVQIWFNWGADINVGQMEVMQRITQILNSLPPGILQPFIVKFDVSNIPVSIVSVSSDKLDERALYDLAYNTIAPQIEQIANVAAATVEGGKIRQINISLDPALLSARGLSILDVVKSVKASNLILPSGNIKAGNLDYNVFTNNQFRAVDPIQDVIVKVNPQGNPVRVRDIGTVTDSSDIQTNIVHADGARSVFLRVNKQPIANTVEVVDALRAALPKMFGIPEGVQLGISFDQSLYIRQSIHNLIEQALHGSLLAAAVILIFLRNLTSTMIISVAIPLSMLVTFIVLYFTGQTLNVFTLGGLALGIGRLVDDSIVELENIQRHLNANANRWTGILDAAREVAMPILASTVTTVVVFLPMFFVVGVARLLLIPLTVTIAIALFTSFLVSRTVTPALCYKFLKPEEEVRRTMPDWFTKFMGWSRRRYESLDRSYEDSLRWVLGHRRIFIALVLLFFVGSLTLVPLIGTEFLPVSDESQFRIVLRAPVGQRVEKTEQQVSEVERVLRANIPATELETIVSSTGILSQGRSSLFNPNTGPHTSSIQVYLASLDKRNRTQVEIMNDVRPKVLKLFPGVSMYFDPGGLVKRVTSFGSQKAVDVEIYGYDFDKARDVIARVKEIMEQTPGLADIEPSREENYPEINVTVDREKAALLGISETDVANAVLFSLNGNDQTDPIIYTDPQSGNEYFISAWLAEEHRTNLSDVENILLTTKAGEPVLLKNVASLKLNAGPVKVDRKYFQRVVHITANPTTRPLGDIAEDLESAFAALQLPAGFSIKLAGQIQQQRETFEGLQFAIILALLLVYMVMAAQFKSLIDPFIIMFSVPMGFPGVILILFLTDTTLSTTSMMGIIMMFGIVVSNGVLLVDYTNVLRRRGESLRQAVVTAARTRLRPILMTSLATVFGLLPMAIGLGTGGETNAPLARAVVGGLSVSTLLTLFLVPTMYVILEERFPRRLDVEM, from the coding sequence ATGTGGCTGACTTTACTCGCCTTGCGCAATCGCATCGGCATTCTGATGCTATCGCTCGCGATGGTGGTATTGGGGCTGACATCTCTCCAGCGCTTGCCGGTTGATCTCTTCCCGCACATCCAGGTTCCTGTCGCCTTCGTTGGTGTCATTTACAAAGGAGCGCCCCCTCTCGACATCGAGCAGAGCGTCGTATATCCGATCGAAAAAGCCGTCAGTTCCGCTTCCAATGTCGAACATGTCGAATCATTCAGTAAACAAGGCCTCGGAGCCGTACAAATCTGGTTCAACTGGGGGGCCGACATTAATGTCGGCCAAATGGAGGTGATGCAGCGCATCACGCAGATTTTGAATAGCCTCCCACCAGGCATTCTGCAGCCCTTTATCGTCAAGTTCGACGTCTCCAACATACCCGTTTCGATCGTTTCGGTATCGAGCGATAAGTTGGACGAGCGGGCGCTTTATGATCTCGCTTACAACACGATTGCTCCTCAGATTGAGCAGATCGCCAATGTTGCGGCGGCCACTGTCGAGGGGGGCAAGATCCGCCAGATCAACATCAGCCTCGATCCGGCACTCCTCAGTGCCCGTGGGCTCTCTATTCTCGACGTCGTGAAATCCGTCAAAGCCTCCAATTTGATTCTGCCTTCGGGCAATATCAAAGCCGGCAACCTTGACTACAATGTATTTACAAACAACCAGTTTCGAGCAGTAGATCCGATCCAAGACGTGATCGTGAAGGTGAATCCGCAAGGCAACCCGGTCCGCGTTCGCGACATAGGGACCGTCACAGACTCTTCCGATATTCAAACGAACATCGTTCACGCCGATGGAGCCAGGTCAGTGTTCCTTCGCGTGAATAAGCAACCGATCGCCAACACGGTCGAGGTCGTGGACGCCTTGCGCGCAGCCCTTCCTAAGATGTTTGGCATCCCTGAAGGAGTACAACTCGGCATTTCGTTCGATCAGTCCCTCTATATCCGGCAATCTATCCATAATCTGATTGAGCAAGCCCTTCACGGTTCGCTATTGGCCGCAGCCGTGATTCTTATCTTCTTGCGCAATCTCACGAGTACCATGATCATTTCCGTGGCCATTCCGCTTTCCATGCTCGTGACGTTTATCGTTCTCTACTTTACCGGTCAGACCCTTAACGTCTTCACGCTTGGCGGACTCGCCCTCGGAATTGGACGTCTGGTTGATGACTCAATCGTGGAGCTGGAGAACATCCAACGCCATCTCAATGCCAATGCCAATCGATGGACCGGCATTCTGGACGCCGCCCGTGAAGTGGCGATGCCGATCTTAGCGTCGACGGTCACGACGGTGGTGGTCTTCCTTCCGATGTTCTTCGTCGTCGGCGTCGCGCGTCTGTTGCTGATACCGTTGACTGTCACGATCGCAATTGCGCTCTTCACTTCTTTCTTGGTTTCTCGCACGGTGACGCCTGCGCTCTGCTACAAGTTCCTCAAGCCTGAGGAAGAAGTTCGGCGGACAATGCCGGACTGGTTTACCAAATTCATGGGGTGGAGCCGTCGCCGCTATGAATCTCTCGATAGAAGTTACGAAGACTCTTTACGGTGGGTCCTGGGACATCGCCGGATCTTTATCGCCTTGGTGCTGCTGTTCTTTGTCGGATCACTCACGTTGGTTCCGCTGATCGGGACGGAATTTCTGCCGGTTTCCGATGAGAGCCAATTTCGCATCGTCCTGCGGGCTCCGGTCGGTCAACGGGTCGAAAAGACCGAACAGCAGGTTTCGGAAGTCGAACGGGTACTCCGAGCCAATATTCCCGCGACTGAATTGGAGACGATCGTCTCCAGCACGGGTATCCTGTCGCAAGGTCGCTCGTCGCTCTTCAATCCCAACACAGGGCCCCATACGTCTTCAATTCAAGTGTACTTGGCCTCACTGGACAAGCGAAACAGAACTCAAGTTGAGATCATGAACGATGTGCGCCCTAAGGTCCTCAAACTGTTTCCGGGCGTCTCGATGTATTTCGATCCCGGCGGTCTCGTCAAACGCGTGACGAGCTTCGGCTCTCAAAAGGCCGTTGATGTGGAAATTTATGGCTATGACTTCGACAAAGCCAGAGATGTCATCGCCCGTGTCAAGGAAATTATGGAACAAACTCCCGGCTTGGCGGATATTGAACCGAGTCGGGAAGAAAACTATCCGGAGATCAACGTCACAGTCGATCGGGAGAAGGCGGCTCTGCTCGGCATCAGCGAGACTGACGTGGCCAACGCTGTCCTGTTTTCTCTAAACGGAAACGACCAAACCGATCCGATCATTTACACGGACCCGCAAAGCGGCAATGAATACTTCATCAGCGCCTGGCTCGCGGAGGAGCACCGAACGAATCTCAGCGATGTGGAAAATATTCTCCTCACCACCAAAGCCGGCGAGCCTGTCTTACTGAAGAACGTGGCGTCCCTCAAGTTAAACGCAGGACCCGTGAAAGTCGACCGGAAATATTTTCAGCGCGTGGTCCACATCACGGCCAATCCAACCACCCGACCCCTCGGGGATATCGCCGAAGACCTTGAGTCCGCATTTGCCGCCCTCCAGCTGCCGGCAGGCTTTAGTATTAAATTGGCAGGGCAAATTCAGCAGCAACGCGAAACGTTCGAAGGATTGCAGTTTGCGATCATCCTGGCGCTCTTGTTGGTCTACATGGTCATGGCCGCGCAATTTAAGTCGCTCATCGACCCTTTCATCATTATGTTTTCAGTGCCGATGGGCTTTCCCGGTGTCATTTTGATACTGTTTCTGACGGATACGACGCTGTCCACCACATCGATGATGGGCATCATCATGATGTTTGGGATTGTTGTCTCAAACGGAGTCCTGCTGGTCGATTACACCAATGTGCTGCGGCGCAGAGGCGAATCCCTTCGCCAGGCAGTCGTGACCGCCGCTCGAACTAGACTGCGTCCTATTCTTATGACTTCACTGGCCACGGTCTTTGGTCTTCTTCCCATGGCGATCGGCCTTGGAACAGGCGGCGAAACCAATGCTCCTCTGGCACGAGCGGTCGTCGGAGGGTTGAGCGTCTCCACACTCCTCACGTTATTTCTTGTCCCCACGATGTACGTAATTTTAGAAGAACGGTTCCCGAGAAGACTTGACGTGGAAATGTGA
- a CDS encoding Arginine decarboxylase proenzyme: MSISASSESAILPSDAPAAAVLPVQDMVGSGKAWGLCTAVDLHDCNPALIRDANYIKRYVVELCELIGMKRYGECQVVNFGEGRVEGYSMVQLISTSLISGHFANETNHAYLDIFSCKGYDPAVVESFSKEFFGARRSVATATLRY; this comes from the coding sequence ATGAGTATCTCGGCCAGTTCCGAGTCCGCGATCTTACCATCCGACGCCCCTGCGGCTGCTGTCCTACCTGTGCAAGACATGGTGGGAAGCGGCAAGGCATGGGGACTCTGCACCGCTGTTGATCTCCACGATTGCAACCCCGCTCTTATACGTGATGCGAATTATATCAAGCGCTATGTGGTTGAGCTCTGTGAGCTCATCGGCATGAAGCGCTACGGTGAATGCCAGGTCGTCAATTTCGGCGAAGGCCGTGTTGAAGGTTACTCAATGGTGCAGCTGATTTCGACCTCATTGATCAGCGGCCATTTTGCCAATGAAACCAATCACGCTTACCTCGACATTTTCAGCTGCAAGGGGTATGATCCTGCGGTCGTCGAGTCGTTTTCAAAGGAATTTTTCGGCGCCCGTCGTAGTGTTGCGACCGCCACACTCCGGTACTAG
- a CDS encoding Prevent-host-death protein: MAKTLPLSEVKTRLPELVAGVQEREEEVVVTKNGRPAAVLINVDEYTRLKETVDVLSDPALMGQIAESRAFYRRKNKGLSFGDVFGEPLVLGKKRRSA; the protein is encoded by the coding sequence ATGGCCAAGACGTTGCCGTTGTCGGAGGTGAAAACCCGCCTGCCTGAACTCGTGGCGGGTGTGCAGGAGCGCGAGGAGGAAGTGGTCGTGACGAAGAATGGTCGTCCGGCAGCCGTTCTGATCAATGTCGATGAATACACTCGCCTCAAGGAGACGGTGGATGTCCTCAGCGATCCGGCGCTTATGGGCCAAATTGCCGAGAGTCGAGCGTTTTATAGGAGGAAGAACAAAGGGCTGTCGTTTGGGGATGTGTTCGGCGAACCCCTGGTGCTCGGCAAAAAGCGGCGCTCGGCGTGA
- a CDS encoding (2E,6E)-farnesyl diphosphate synthase: MNIAEYLEGKRNEVDRFLDLVAPPSVTPPTTLHESMRYSLLAGGKRIRPILAIAAAEAIGATAPGLMPVACSLEFIHTYSLIHDDLPSMDNDDFRRGKPTNHKIYGEAMAILAGDALLTMAFDIISRPDLMKGCDSVRQVRIIQELAFGSGTMGMVGGQVFDIQAEHKDIDLPTLRNIHKHKTGMLIRAAVRMGAVVAGATERQLDDLTGYAEDIGLAFQIADDVLNVTGTREELGKNPNTDAERGKKTYPTFHGVEGARKLADDCVTRAINRLSSFGPSADPLREIARYITARKN; encoded by the coding sequence ATGAATATCGCGGAGTATCTCGAAGGGAAACGGAACGAGGTCGATCGATTTCTCGACCTCGTCGCGCCGCCCTCCGTCACCCCGCCGACGACCTTGCACGAAAGCATGCGCTACAGCCTGCTCGCGGGCGGGAAGCGAATCAGACCGATCTTGGCGATTGCCGCGGCGGAAGCGATCGGGGCGACGGCCCCTGGCCTCATGCCGGTGGCCTGTTCGCTGGAATTCATTCACACCTATTCGTTGATCCACGACGATCTGCCCTCGATGGACAACGACGACTTTCGCCGTGGCAAACCCACGAATCATAAAATCTACGGCGAAGCGATGGCGATCCTCGCCGGCGATGCGCTTCTCACCATGGCGTTCGACATCATCAGCCGTCCCGATCTGATGAAAGGCTGCGACTCAGTGCGACAAGTCCGCATCATCCAAGAATTGGCGTTCGGGTCCGGTACCATGGGTATGGTGGGCGGCCAGGTTTTCGATATCCAGGCCGAACACAAAGATATCGATCTCCCCACTCTTCGGAACATTCATAAGCACAAGACCGGCATGCTCATTCGCGCCGCAGTCCGCATGGGTGCGGTTGTCGCCGGGGCCACCGAGCGACAGCTGGACGACCTAACCGGCTATGCGGAAGACATCGGGTTGGCCTTTCAGATCGCCGACGACGTGTTGAACGTGACCGGCACGCGCGAAGAGCTCGGGAAGAATCCCAATACCGATGCCGAACGGGGCAAGAAAACCTATCCGACGTTCCATGGGGTGGAAGGGGCGAGGAAGCTCGCCGACGATTGTGTGACCCGTGCCATCAACCGACTCTCATCCTTTGGCCCTTCCGCCGATCCGCTCCGAGAGATCGCTCGGTATATCACGGCGCGAAAAAACTAG
- a CDS encoding dihydroflavonol-4-reductase, which yields MKALVTGATGFVGAAVARALVRTGVDVRVLARPDSDLRNLGGLPVERAAGDLRDPVSLRKALTGCRQLYHVAAHYALWAKDPSIFYDINVDGTRNLLGAAREVGIERTVYCSTIGTIGLPPGGGLGAENTPVSLEQMAGHYKRSKYLAEQEVHKLAKEGLPVVIVNPSAPVGEGDVKPTPTGQVIVDFMKGRMPAYIETGMNIIDVDDVATGHLLAMEKGRQGERYILGSKNLLLREVFDILSKSTGLKAPALKLPRAAVLPLAYLNHWLANFTGHPPRIPLEGVKMAKYKMHYDCSKAIRELGLPQNPPEVALEKAVRWFRDHKYA from the coding sequence ATGAAAGCATTAGTCACAGGCGCCACCGGGTTTGTTGGAGCGGCGGTGGCACGAGCGCTTGTACGAACCGGCGTCGACGTTCGCGTGTTAGCACGGCCGGATTCCGACCTCCGGAACCTTGGCGGCCTCCCGGTTGAACGAGCCGCGGGAGACTTGCGTGACCCGGTATCCCTCCGAAAAGCCCTCACCGGTTGCCGGCAGCTCTACCATGTCGCCGCTCATTATGCTCTATGGGCCAAAGATCCCTCGATCTTCTACGACATCAATGTGGACGGCACCAGGAATCTGCTGGGAGCGGCACGTGAGGTCGGTATCGAGCGCACGGTCTATTGCAGTACCATCGGCACGATCGGCTTGCCGCCGGGCGGAGGACTGGGCGCAGAGAACACACCGGTGTCGCTGGAACAGATGGCCGGCCACTATAAGCGCTCGAAGTATCTGGCGGAGCAAGAAGTGCACAAGTTGGCAAAGGAAGGATTGCCGGTCGTCATCGTGAATCCCAGCGCTCCGGTCGGTGAAGGCGACGTGAAGCCGACACCCACCGGCCAAGTCATCGTCGATTTCATGAAGGGTCGGATGCCGGCCTACATAGAAACCGGCATGAACATCATCGACGTCGATGACGTAGCCACCGGCCACCTGCTCGCCATGGAGAAAGGCCGACAGGGCGAACGGTATATTCTCGGCTCAAAAAACCTGTTGCTTCGCGAAGTGTTTGACATTCTCAGCAAGTCAACGGGTCTCAAGGCGCCGGCTCTGAAATTACCGAGAGCCGCCGTCCTTCCCCTCGCCTATCTCAATCATTGGCTTGCCAACTTCACGGGCCATCCACCACGTATCCCGCTGGAGGGCGTGAAAATGGCGAAGTATAAGATGCATTACGATTGCAGCAAGGCGATCCGAGAACTCGGCCTGCCGCAAAATCCCCCCGAAGTGGCGCTGGAGAAAGCCGTGCGATGGTTTCGCGACCATAAGTACGCATGA
- a CDS encoding Multi-sensor signal transduction histidine kinase, with translation MISPSQQTKPDPETHLQRTLNAALNDIGTDAALAAIFHQENGPLVEHASRGFTPRDVQAILRTLSTQRAAVLTSTTQDPDGGRVVRLRLITPSAKSLLAVPLRHFNSVYGCLVIGRKEGAAFSKKDKSHLEQMCDGMTKALDREGLFNTNVVLSRSSVTQEPVPSQQTGADLFPPMTKHFSPELQEKIEAVLTEVHQYVSYDRTWACYYDPLAGNVEVLGIAGDVKADPKDAKKDLKPGQRLTLDSSAAGWAVRHRKPRVDHDLASTQGRFLDHKHLFKDRFQSSLVVPFFVKGQVGGTLTLGSKEPQRYQTTDARTLEPIILKLTELLQTPTPQAAAPSPTTDVGTPGLRPPVTAPSEPIIRKQERQAAIVEFSAFLATEIREPLASIRSQLEEVTGEGILDFDPQTRVENAMRDLMRIEAILNEILDFAKPLELSRHLCRIPEVLESALVVVGTDLEATRIQVTKDYANVIAPVRGDEGKLQQAFLSIFRNAYEAMSPGGHLDIHVTQHRAGRGLEVQILIKNDGAPIPAEIVDKVFEPFFTTKRSGTGLGLSSVKKIVEEHGGTIAIGSAPGEGTTVTIRLPGVSRGPAFRHRGRGRRHPRRPS, from the coding sequence ATGATCAGTCCTAGTCAGCAAACAAAACCCGACCCTGAGACGCATCTTCAACGGACGTTGAACGCCGCGTTGAACGACATCGGTACGGACGCCGCATTGGCGGCCATCTTTCATCAAGAAAACGGCCCACTCGTCGAACATGCATCGCGCGGGTTCACACCGAGAGACGTCCAAGCCATTCTCCGCACTTTGTCGACGCAACGTGCCGCGGTCTTGACTTCCACGACTCAAGATCCGGACGGTGGGCGCGTCGTCCGTTTGCGATTGATCACCCCCAGCGCGAAATCCCTGCTCGCCGTCCCGCTTCGCCACTTCAATAGCGTCTATGGTTGCTTGGTCATCGGACGGAAAGAGGGCGCGGCCTTCTCCAAGAAGGATAAATCCCACCTAGAACAGATGTGCGACGGCATGACCAAGGCGCTGGATCGCGAAGGGCTCTTCAATACCAACGTGGTGTTGAGTCGTTCCAGCGTCACCCAGGAGCCCGTCCCTTCCCAGCAAACCGGAGCGGACCTGTTTCCGCCGATGACCAAGCACTTTTCGCCGGAGCTCCAAGAAAAGATTGAGGCGGTCTTGACTGAAGTTCACCAATACGTGTCGTATGACCGCACCTGGGCCTGTTATTATGACCCGCTGGCGGGAAATGTCGAGGTACTGGGCATCGCCGGCGATGTGAAAGCAGACCCAAAAGACGCCAAGAAAGATTTAAAACCCGGTCAGCGCTTGACCCTTGACAGTTCGGCGGCAGGATGGGCCGTCCGCCATCGCAAGCCTCGCGTCGATCACGATCTGGCCTCCACTCAAGGTCGCTTTCTCGATCATAAACACCTCTTCAAGGACCGGTTCCAGTCGTCGCTCGTCGTTCCCTTCTTCGTCAAAGGGCAGGTCGGCGGCACGCTTACGCTCGGGTCGAAAGAACCACAACGGTATCAGACCACGGATGCCCGGACGCTGGAGCCCATTATCCTCAAACTCACGGAGCTCTTACAGACACCGACGCCGCAAGCTGCCGCGCCTTCTCCGACGACCGACGTCGGAACACCGGGCCTCAGACCGCCCGTGACCGCCCCGTCCGAGCCCATTATTCGGAAGCAAGAACGCCAGGCCGCAATCGTGGAGTTCAGCGCATTTTTGGCGACGGAGATTCGAGAGCCGCTCGCGTCCATTCGCTCGCAACTCGAAGAAGTAACCGGTGAAGGCATCCTCGACTTCGATCCACAGACCCGTGTCGAAAATGCGATGCGCGACTTAATGCGGATTGAAGCGATTCTGAACGAGATCCTCGACTTCGCGAAGCCGCTGGAACTCAGCCGCCATTTGTGTCGTATTCCAGAGGTGCTCGAGAGCGCGCTCGTGGTGGTCGGAACCGACCTGGAAGCGACTCGTATCCAGGTGACCAAAGACTACGCCAATGTCATCGCCCCCGTACGAGGCGATGAAGGCAAGCTCCAGCAAGCGTTCCTCAGCATCTTCCGGAACGCCTACGAGGCCATGTCTCCGGGCGGCCATCTCGACATCCACGTCACCCAACATCGCGCCGGACGAGGACTTGAGGTTCAGATTCTCATCAAGAACGACGGAGCGCCCATCCCGGCTGAAATCGTTGACAAGGTCTTCGAGCCTTTTTTCACCACCAAGCGCTCCGGTACTGGATTGGGTCTGTCCAGCGTCAAGAAAATCGTCGAGGAACATGGGGGGACCATTGCGATCGGCAGTGCTCCTGGTGAAGGCACCACGGTTACCATTCGCCTCCCTGGTGTAAGTCGCGGACCGGCGTTTCGGCACCGTGGCCGTGGCCGGCGCCATCCAAGGCGACCGAGCTGA
- a CDS encoding DNA-3-methyladenine glycosylase II: MAGNILSKSYFNRPTLTVAQSLVGKYLVRENGRGRIAGKIIEVEAYVGPEDKACHASKGRTTRTEVLFGPPGMSYVYLIYGMYHMLNVVTERMEFPAAVLIRAIEVDGELIDGPGKLCRALEIDRSLNRLDLTRGQSLWFEDRGARVSSEQVGTFPRIGVDYAGIWAKKPWRFRLCGDG, translated from the coding sequence ATGGCCGGCAATATCCTCTCAAAAAGTTATTTCAATCGGCCCACATTGACGGTGGCTCAATCACTGGTCGGCAAGTATCTCGTGCGGGAGAACGGAAGAGGAAGGATCGCCGGGAAAATCATCGAAGTGGAAGCTTATGTTGGACCGGAAGACAAGGCCTGTCATGCCTCGAAAGGCCGGACCACGAGAACAGAAGTTCTGTTCGGTCCTCCCGGAATGTCGTATGTCTACCTCATTTACGGCATGTACCACATGCTGAATGTGGTGACGGAGCGGATGGAGTTTCCCGCGGCGGTACTTATTCGAGCGATTGAAGTCGACGGTGAATTGATTGATGGGCCGGGAAAGCTCTGCCGTGCATTAGAGATCGATCGGTCCTTGAATCGACTCGACCTGACAAGGGGGCAATCTCTCTGGTTCGAAGATCGAGGCGCACGGGTTTCCAGCGAGCAGGTCGGTACGTTTCCGCGAATCGGTGTCGACTATGCGGGGATATGGGCGAAAAAACCCTGGCGATTTCGTTTGTGCGGGGATGGCTAA
- a CDS encoding Deoxyhypusine synthase, with protein MRPTSISQFIDHHYRHFNAAAMKDAAHAYRAHLDKGGHMLVTLAGAMSTAELGLSLAEMIRRDKVHAICCTGANLEEDLFNLVAQKHYERIPRYRELTAQDEQALLNRHLNRVTDTCIPEAEAMRRIEAAVATEWTAADRGGARAFPHEFLYRLLVKGMLKESYQIDPTDSWMCAAAERNLPMFVPGWEDSTLGNMYAAHCLTGTIKNVHTVRSGVEYMMHLAEWYLKAACEHSFGFFQIGGGIAGDFPICVVPMLSQDLRKEQVPLWGYFCQIGDSTTSYGSYSGAVPNEKITWGKLGVETPKFIIESDATIVAPLIFAYVLGW; from the coding sequence ATGAGACCGACTTCCATTTCCCAATTCATCGACCATCATTATCGACATTTCAATGCCGCGGCGATGAAAGACGCGGCGCATGCCTATAGGGCTCACCTGGACAAGGGGGGGCACATGCTGGTGACGTTGGCCGGCGCAATGAGCACGGCCGAGCTGGGGTTGTCGCTGGCCGAAATGATACGCCGAGACAAGGTTCATGCGATCTGCTGCACTGGCGCCAATCTTGAAGAGGATTTATTCAACCTTGTGGCGCAAAAACATTACGAGCGTATTCCGCGCTATCGGGAACTGACGGCGCAGGACGAACAAGCCTTATTGAATCGGCACCTGAATCGGGTGACCGACACTTGCATTCCGGAAGCCGAAGCGATGCGCCGCATTGAGGCGGCTGTGGCGACTGAATGGACGGCCGCGGATCGTGGGGGGGCCAGGGCATTTCCGCATGAGTTTCTCTATCGCCTCTTAGTCAAAGGCATGCTCAAAGAGAGTTATCAGATCGACCCCACCGACAGTTGGATGTGTGCGGCCGCAGAGCGAAACCTTCCGATGTTTGTTCCAGGCTGGGAAGATTCCACGCTGGGCAATATGTATGCGGCGCACTGCCTGACAGGAACCATCAAGAACGTTCACACAGTGCGATCCGGCGTCGAATATATGATGCACTTGGCCGAATGGTATTTGAAGGCGGCGTGCGAACATTCGTTCGGATTTTTCCAAATAGGAGGGGGGATTGCCGGCGATTTCCCCATCTGTGTGGTTCCCATGCTCAGCCAGGACCTTCGAAAAGAGCAGGTCCCGCTCTGGGGATATTTTTGTCAGATCGGCGATTCGACCACCAGTTACGGATCGTATTCCGGAGCCGTCCCCAACGAAAAAATCACATGGGGGAAATTGGGCGTGGAGACGCCGAAATTCATCATCGAATCCGACGCCACAATCGTTGCGCCGTTGATCTTCGCGTATGTCCTCGGCTGGTAA